The Acidobacteriota bacterium genome has a segment encoding these proteins:
- a CDS encoding stage 0 sporulation family protein, with protein sequence MPLELVGIKFNSTAKIYHFDSGGLELNVGDKCIVQTERGEELGTVVMGFSNLEHLHGCGKSYKKILRKADEEDCEIYQRKASREREAFNYCVDKIRERKLAMKLVNTELSSDGKKITFYFTAEERVDFRELVKDIAQRFRTRIEMRQIGVRDEARVMGGFGCCGRPLCCTTFITQFEPISIKMAKNQSLSLNPSKISGLCGRLMCCLRYEFEDRVSGRRQEKNGELEMEITEDELLTQEEEDVICQPQDNAPEKSAGSPEDPSMPMDTDLKYQQ encoded by the coding sequence ATGCCCCTTGAACTTGTGGGGATAAAATTTAATTCCACGGCGAAGATATACCATTTCGATTCCGGCGGACTCGAACTGAACGTGGGGGATAAGTGCATCGTCCAAACGGAGCGGGGAGAAGAGCTTGGAACTGTCGTCATGGGATTTTCCAATCTGGAACATCTCCATGGATGCGGAAAAAGTTATAAGAAGATCCTCAGAAAGGCCGACGAGGAAGATTGCGAGATCTATCAGAGAAAGGCCAGTCGGGAAAGGGAAGCTTTTAATTACTGTGTCGATAAGATCCGTGAAAGAAAGCTTGCCATGAAGCTTGTGAATACCGAGCTCTCCTCGGACGGGAAGAAAATAACCTTCTATTTCACGGCGGAGGAGAGGGTTGATTTTCGCGAACTCGTCAAGGACATTGCCCAGAGATTCCGAACGAGAATTGAGATGCGCCAGATCGGCGTGAGGGACGAGGCGAGAGTTATGGGAGGGTTCGGATGCTGCGGGAGGCCTCTCTGCTGCACGACCTTCATCACCCAGTTCGAACCGATATCCATCAAGATGGCGAAAAACCAGAGTCTGAGCCTGAACCCCTCGAAGATCTCAGGACTCTGCGGTCGATTGATGTGCTGCCTGCGCTACGAATTTGAAGATCGGGTTTCAGGAAGAAGGCAGGAAAAGAATGGGGAACTGGAAATGGAGATCACCGAAGACGAACTCCTCACCCAAGAGGAAGAAGATGTGATCTGCCAACCGCAGGACAATGCTCCTGAAAAGAGTGCCGGATCTCCTGAAGACCCTTCTATGCCGATGGATACCGATCTGAAATATCAGCAATAG
- the rsmI gene encoding 16S rRNA (cytidine(1402)-2'-O)-methyltransferase, giving the protein MAKGRLFVVATPIGNLEDMTFRAIETLKRVSLIACEDTRETRKLLTRFDIKTKYTSYHKFNELTKSRLILNVLGRGEDVAIVSDAGTPGISDPGTLLVALVVERGFTVVPIPGASALTASLSTCGFPLDSFTFHGFLPKKKTSREKFLKALSPREETLVFFESPHRITESLSDMASILGPRKAVLCRELTKIHEEILRGNLCDVQEQLRNRKESISRGEFALIVEGSKKSRTDRSHAPLYEHFRKLVDEEGLERKEAIKALAKVRSLSKSKVYKEILMKEGKL; this is encoded by the coding sequence ATGGCAAAAGGAAGACTCTTTGTCGTGGCAACACCGATCGGGAATCTGGAGGACATGACCTTCCGTGCCATCGAGACCCTTAAGAGGGTCAGCCTCATCGCATGCGAGGATACGAGGGAGACGAGAAAACTCCTGACGAGATTCGATATCAAAACGAAATACACGAGCTATCATAAGTTCAACGAACTCACGAAATCTAGGCTTATCCTGAACGTTCTGGGAAGAGGTGAAGATGTTGCTATCGTCTCCGATGCAGGAACTCCGGGCATCTCTGACCCAGGAACGTTACTCGTGGCGCTTGTAGTCGAGCGGGGCTTTACTGTAGTGCCGATTCCGGGAGCCTCGGCCCTGACTGCCTCCCTTTCCACGTGCGGCTTTCCGCTCGACTCCTTTACCTTTCATGGATTCCTGCCAAAGAAAAAGACCTCGAGAGAAAAATTCCTGAAAGCCCTCTCCCCACGGGAAGAGACCCTTGTTTTCTTCGAATCGCCCCACAGGATCACGGAATCCCTATCAGATATGGCATCCATCCTCGGCCCAAGAAAGGCTGTCCTCTGCCGGGAACTGACGAAGATTCACGAGGAAATTCTAAGAGGAAACCTTTGCGATGTTCAGGAACAACTCAGAAACAGGAAAGAAAGCATCTCCAGGGGTGAGTTTGCCCTTATTGTGGAAGGGTCAAAGAAGAGCAGAACAGATCGGTCGCATGCTCCTCTCTATGAGCATTTTAGAAAGCTCGTCGATGAGGAAGGTCTCGAGCGCAAGGAGGCCATAAAAGCCTTGGCAAAGGTGAGAAGCCTCTCTAAGAGCAAAGTCTATAAAGAGATATTGATGAAGGAAGGGAAGCTGTGA